In Ghiorsea bivora, a genomic segment contains:
- a CDS encoding SPFH domain-containing protein gives MLDTGLMLTLFLAAVVIAFIFKGIVVIRSSERMVIERFGNYVHTLEPGINFIIPFVDRPREFIWKKAPSDNALSRLLGESSDGHLAATARIDIRETVLDMPSQTVFTKDNVSVHINALLYIEITKPHDAVYRISNLPNAIEKLTQTTLRSLVGEMELDKTLSSREQINSRLQLILDEAADDWGAKVKRVEIQDLEVPGEIQAAMEKQMRAERDKRASILEAEGMRKSAILKAEGEKASAVLVAEGNRTARILEADGEKEALNKLKETLGDEFSQYLLAVRYLETMNHIGAQTEGDKTIFMPMDATATLGAIGGIQELFKGKS, from the coding sequence ATGTTAGATACTGGATTAATGCTTACCCTATTCTTGGCCGCAGTGGTTATTGCCTTTATTTTTAAAGGCATTGTGGTGATTCGTAGCTCAGAACGGATGGTGATTGAGCGTTTTGGTAACTATGTACACACACTTGAACCAGGCATTAACTTTATTATTCCCTTCGTTGATAGACCCCGTGAATTTATTTGGAAAAAAGCACCTTCTGATAATGCTTTAAGTAGGCTTTTGGGAGAGAGTTCGGATGGTCACCTTGCTGCCACAGCGCGTATTGATATTCGCGAGACTGTGCTCGATATGCCTTCGCAAACTGTATTCACCAAAGATAACGTTAGTGTACATATCAATGCCTTACTCTACATTGAAATCACCAAGCCGCATGATGCAGTTTATCGTATTTCTAACCTACCCAATGCCATTGAAAAACTCACCCAAACCACTTTACGTAGTTTGGTTGGTGAAATGGAATTGGACAAAACCTTATCTTCCCGTGAACAAATCAATTCACGCTTGCAACTTATCTTAGATGAAGCTGCCGATGATTGGGGCGCAAAGGTAAAACGTGTTGAAATCCAAGATTTGGAAGTCCCTGGCGAAATTCAAGCAGCCATGGAAAAACAAATGCGTGCAGAACGAGATAAACGGGCTTCGATTTTAGAAGCCGAAGGTATGCGTAAATCTGCTATTCTTAAAGCTGAAGGTGAAAAAGCTTCTGCAGTATTGGTTGCTGAAGGCAATCGTACAGCGCGAATTTTAGAAGCCGATGGTGAAAAAGAAGCATTGAACAAACTAAAAGAAACATTAGGTGACGAGTTTAGCCAGTATTTACTCGCCGTACGCTACTTGGAAACCATGAACCATATCGGCGCACAAACCGAAGGTGATAAAACTATCTTTATGCCCATGGATGCAACCGCTACATTGGGCGCTATCGGTGGAATTCAAGAGTTATTCAAAGGAAAATCATAA
- a CDS encoding NfeD family protein, which translates to MEMIEHWHIWLIIAFLILIIELMSGTYFLLALAGGAVLTSAATWLIAPDVTAQLFIFAIASAATYLLLLTFRKKKEIANTDGTTHMLGQQVQVVATINPLGRVKYKGVLWQAKSDDKLKKGSFAEITAVDGSTLTVKALNEKNTIRS; encoded by the coding sequence ATGGAAATGATTGAACATTGGCATATTTGGTTAATCATCGCCTTTTTAATCCTTATCATTGAATTGATGAGCGGCACTTATTTTTTATTGGCACTGGCTGGTGGTGCTGTGTTAACATCAGCAGCAACATGGTTGATAGCGCCCGACGTAACAGCGCAATTATTTATTTTTGCCATCGCTTCAGCAGCTACCTACTTATTACTACTCACTTTTCGTAAAAAGAAAGAAATCGCCAATACGGATGGCACAACCCATATGCTTGGGCAACAGGTGCAAGTGGTGGCTACCATCAACCCGCTAGGCAGGGTGAAATATAAAGGTGTATTGTGGCAAGCCAAGTCAGATGATAAGCTTAAAAAAGGTAGTTTTGCTGAAATTACAGCTGTCGATGGTAGTACGCTTACCGTCAAAGCATTGAATGAGAAAAACACCATAAGGAGTTGA
- a CDS encoding adenylyltransferase/cytidyltransferase family protein, with amino-acid sequence MVVYTVGTFDLLHVGHLALLEHCASLGNTVAVGVASDEVVKLYKPNTPIIPLEQRIEMLLALSCVDIALPYHELDYITVCKQVKADIFVVGEDWGKKPHNQGVENYLKSQGKQIVQIQYNPKNSSTKIKAKVIAQPLAPVLVASSTTKILKAITTAT; translated from the coding sequence ATGGTTGTTTATACAGTAGGTACGTTTGATTTATTACATGTTGGTCATCTTGCCCTACTCGAACACTGCGCCAGCTTAGGCAACACCGTTGCTGTAGGCGTTGCTTCTGATGAAGTTGTTAAATTATACAAGCCCAATACCCCAATTATCCCCCTTGAACAACGCATAGAAATGTTATTGGCGCTAAGCTGTGTAGATATTGCTCTTCCTTACCATGAACTGGACTATATTACTGTATGTAAACAAGTTAAGGCTGATATTTTTGTGGTTGGTGAAGATTGGGGAAAAAAACCACACAACCAAGGCGTGGAAAATTACCTTAAGTCTCAGGGCAAACAAATTGTTCAGATTCAATACAATCCAAAAAACTCATCAACAAAAATAAAAGCGAAAGTTATTGCTCAGCCTCTCGCCCCAGTATTGGTTGCATCCTCAACTACAAAAATATTAAAGGCAATAACCACGGCGACCTAG
- a CDS encoding CDP-alcohol phosphatidyltransferase family protein encodes MTPQPQQPTILSYAKDIPNLCSLAGLACTILAIYFCIQGVYAAAMIGMIWAVAFDWADGLVARRMKGRTGDDSKFGGQLDVLIDIVSYGVTPAMLLLSYGEFSPLFLIGAFLMVATSALRLSYFSTFGLAGGTKYTGLALDNNSILLVFIVLFSSFFDKDTFAIILYVCCMIIIALNVSQIKTPKLSGNPRNVVILVIYTLGISAIYAWKLL; translated from the coding sequence ATGACACCTCAACCCCAACAACCTACCATACTCTCTTATGCAAAGGATATTCCCAACCTATGCTCCCTTGCAGGTTTGGCTTGTACCATACTTGCCATTTATTTTTGCATTCAAGGTGTGTATGCCGCGGCTATGATTGGTATGATTTGGGCGGTTGCTTTTGATTGGGCAGACGGGCTTGTTGCGCGACGAATGAAGGGGCGCACAGGTGATGATAGTAAGTTCGGTGGGCAGCTTGATGTGTTGATTGATATTGTAAGTTATGGTGTTACGCCTGCGATGCTTCTTTTGAGCTATGGCGAATTTTCCCCTTTATTTTTGATAGGTGCATTCCTCATGGTTGCAACCAGTGCGTTACGCTTGAGCTACTTTAGTACATTTGGGCTTGCTGGTGGCACAAAGTACACAGGTTTAGCACTTGATAATAACAGCATATTGCTTGTGTTTATTGTTTTGTTTTCAAGCTTCTTTGATAAAGATACGTTTGCGATTATTCTTTATGTCTGCTGTATGATTATTATCGCGTTGAATGTATCACAAATTAAAACACCAAAACTTTCTGGAAACCCAAGGAATGTTGTGATTCTAGTCATCTATACGCTGGGTATATCGGCCATATATGCTTGGAAACTTTTATAA
- a CDS encoding PHP domain-containing protein — MKITPNVVAQNSTVKYKLSLKNTDNIASVEVLSRCDYYHKDSLDFTIKNSKIIFTYTMPHLGEFIIKVNFTYKESKTVCLYCLDDEMMQLRPLKGDLHMHSIYSDGKTTPFAMAMASLGAGMDFMSVTDHDNYSGSLQAIEKVKDNDIDLLVLAGEEVSVGGKKDMSIALGNGHILSIHANKSIEDQRKDTEKYEAELQTITQALKNEDIDKNIDPAHYAKNIWVINKIKEAEGVSILAHPNWVYRDGKYHLHQAFYKEMLKSSQLDGVEVFGEEKVKEHNNMTHLTALQTTNKHKYLAPFANSDAHDSDHEVGERFTIVFVKEKSASSIITAIKEGLTCAIFKRENSEHQFIGKDALAQYVYFLIKEYYPKHTNLKSRLAKLYFDQLINDEKFDRKIQIVKQRLESHTNNFWH, encoded by the coding sequence GTGAAAATTACACCGAATGTCGTCGCACAAAACAGTACCGTAAAATATAAGCTTTCTTTAAAAAACACAGATAATATTGCATCGGTAGAGGTTCTCTCTCGCTGTGATTATTACCATAAAGACAGTCTCGATTTTACGATTAAAAACAGCAAAATTATCTTTACATACACCATGCCACATCTCGGCGAATTTATTATCAAAGTGAATTTCACCTATAAAGAGTCAAAAACAGTTTGTTTGTACTGTCTTGATGACGAAATGATGCAGTTGAGACCCTTAAAAGGTGATTTGCATATGCATTCCATCTATTCCGATGGTAAAACAACACCTTTTGCCATGGCGATGGCTTCTTTAGGCGCAGGCATGGATTTCATGAGTGTTACCGATCATGATAATTATAGCGGTTCACTTCAGGCAATAGAAAAAGTGAAAGACAATGATATTGACCTTTTGGTATTGGCTGGTGAAGAAGTCAGCGTTGGTGGAAAAAAAGATATGTCTATTGCATTGGGGAATGGGCATATTTTGTCGATTCATGCCAATAAATCCATTGAAGATCAGCGAAAAGACACTGAAAAATATGAGGCTGAACTCCAAACTATAACCCAAGCATTAAAGAATGAGGATATTGATAAAAATATTGACCCTGCGCATTACGCAAAAAACATTTGGGTGATTAACAAGATTAAAGAAGCAGAAGGTGTTTCCATATTAGCCCACCCAAACTGGGTGTATCGCGATGGAAAATACCATCTTCATCAAGCTTTTTACAAAGAGATGTTAAAAAGCTCCCAGCTTGATGGTGTTGAAGTATTTGGTGAAGAAAAAGTCAAAGAACATAACAATATGACCCATTTAACTGCCCTGCAAACAACCAATAAACATAAATATTTGGCGCCCTTTGCCAACTCGGATGCACATGATAGTGACCATGAAGTCGGCGAACGCTTCACGATTGTTTTCGTCAAAGAAAAGTCAGCTTCGAGTATTATCACGGCGATCAAAGAAGGGCTGACTTGTGCGATTTTTAAAAGAGAAAATAGTGAGCATCAATTCATCGGTAAAGATGCGCTGGCACAATATGTCTATTTTTTAATTAAGGAATACTATCCTAAACATACAAACCTTAAAAGTAGGCTGGCTAAACTTTATTTTGACCAATTAATTAATGATGAAAAATTTGATCGTAAAATACAAATTGTTAAGCAACGTTTAGAAAGTCACACCAATAATTTCTGGCACTGA
- the lepA gene encoding translation elongation factor 4 — MSYSDYKQEHTRNFSIIAHIDHGKSTLADRLIEETGALSHREMKKQVLDSMELEQERGITIKAQTATLEYKANDGEQYKLNLIDTPGHVDFTYEVSRSLQACEGALLIVDATQGVEAQTLANVYLAMENDLEIIPVINKIDLPSADVEEAKRQIEDVIGIDASEAIAVSAKTGEGIMDVLEAVVKRIPAPENNDDKPVRALIVDSWFDSYVGAVALIRVFDGMMKKGDQILLMSNDKKYGINDLGVFTPAPVPTGQLTSGDVGFMICGIKTLADLRVGDTVTLEKNQATEQLPGFREPKAMVFSGLYPVDSNDYAELRDSLEKLNMNDPSFTYEMESSSALGLGFRCGFLGLLHMEIIQERLEREYDLDLITTAPSVVYKVTMTDGETKEISNPSGFPDASEIKEVQEPTVLANIFMPEEFVGVMMKLCQERRGIQQDMKFIGQGRVMLTYNLPLAEMVIDFYDKLKSISRGYASMDYELADFRTESVVKLDVLVHAEPVDALSLIVHRSVAEIRGRALVKKLRELIPRHQFDVPVQAAIGGKILARETVKGVRKNVTAKCYGGDISRKRKLLEKQKKGKKRMKSIGSVEVPQEAFLAVLKLGDE, encoded by the coding sequence ATGTCATATTCAGATTATAAACAAGAACATACCCGTAACTTTTCAATTATTGCCCATATTGACCATGGTAAGTCTACACTTGCTGATAGGTTGATTGAAGAAACAGGTGCCTTATCACACCGTGAAATGAAGAAACAAGTCTTAGATTCTATGGAGTTGGAGCAAGAGCGCGGAATTACCATTAAAGCACAAACAGCCACTCTTGAATACAAGGCCAACGATGGTGAGCAATACAAACTCAACTTGATTGATACCCCAGGTCATGTGGATTTCACTTATGAAGTATCACGCTCATTGCAAGCTTGTGAAGGCGCGTTATTGATTGTGGATGCGACGCAAGGTGTAGAAGCACAAACCTTAGCCAATGTATATCTTGCCATGGAAAATGACCTCGAAATTATTCCTGTGATTAACAAAATCGACTTACCGTCTGCCGATGTGGAAGAAGCCAAACGCCAGATTGAGGATGTGATTGGCATTGATGCATCCGAAGCCATTGCCGTATCTGCAAAAACAGGCGAAGGTATTATGGATGTGCTTGAAGCGGTGGTGAAACGTATTCCAGCACCTGAAAATAATGATGATAAACCTGTACGCGCGTTGATTGTAGACTCTTGGTTTGACTCCTATGTAGGTGCGGTGGCATTGATTCGTGTGTTTGATGGCATGATGAAGAAAGGTGACCAGATCTTGCTCATGTCCAATGATAAAAAATATGGCATCAATGATTTGGGCGTGTTTACACCAGCACCTGTACCCACAGGGCAACTTACATCAGGTGATGTGGGTTTTATGATTTGTGGCATCAAAACTTTGGCTGATTTGCGGGTGGGTGATACAGTCACTTTAGAAAAAAACCAAGCTACTGAGCAACTTCCTGGTTTTAGAGAGCCCAAAGCCATGGTGTTTTCAGGTTTATACCCTGTGGACTCCAATGATTATGCCGAATTGCGTGACTCCCTTGAAAAATTGAACATGAACGATCCATCCTTTACCTATGAAATGGAAAGTTCATCGGCATTGGGTTTAGGTTTTCGTTGTGGTTTCTTGGGTTTATTGCACATGGAAATCATTCAAGAGCGCTTGGAGCGTGAGTACGACCTTGATTTGATTACCACAGCCCCATCTGTGGTCTATAAAGTAACCATGACCGATGGTGAAACCAAAGAGATATCCAACCCCAGTGGTTTTCCTGATGCTTCAGAAATTAAAGAGGTACAAGAACCTACGGTACTTGCCAATATTTTTATGCCTGAAGAGTTTGTCGGTGTGATGATGAAACTTTGTCAAGAAAGGCGTGGTATTCAACAAGATATGAAGTTTATTGGTCAGGGTAGGGTGATGTTAACTTATAACTTGCCTTTGGCTGAAATGGTGATTGATTTTTATGATAAATTAAAGTCTATTTCACGTGGTTATGCCTCAATGGATTATGAGTTGGCAGATTTTAGAACCGAATCAGTCGTAAAACTGGATGTATTGGTTCATGCTGAACCTGTGGATGCGTTATCTTTGATTGTACACCGCTCGGTGGCTGAGATTCGTGGACGTGCGTTGGTGAAAAAGTTGCGCGAATTGATTCCACGGCATCAATTTGATGTGCCTGTGCAAGCAGCAATTGGTGGCAAGATTTTAGCACGGGAAACCGTGAAAGGTGTGCGCAAGAATGTGACTGCAAAATGTTATGGTGGTGATATATCACGTAAGCGTAAGCTGTTGGAAAAACAGAAGAAAGGCAAGAAGCGTATGAAGTCTATTGGTAGTGTTGAAGTGCCGCAAGAAGCATTTTTAGCAGTGCTAAAACTTGGAGACGAATGA
- the lepB gene encoding signal peptidase I: MTSMESLKKAAEATPEKSSWREWIESLVVIVLIAVVIRSFIVAPFVIPSSSMVPTFEVGDYLFVSKFNYGLRVPFTDIQWLKSEAERGDVVVFDYPEDRSKDYIKRIVGVPGDVIEYLNNELYVNGKKMPLKVLGEYSYFMGNHAVDVSGLFEEDLTGVKHHVLRKDYSIRDGKWKVPAGKYFVLGDNRNNSRDSRFWGFVPQEYLVGKAVVIWWSWNDATGSIRWDRLGTLVH, encoded by the coding sequence ATGACAAGTATGGAATCGTTGAAGAAAGCAGCAGAAGCAACACCAGAAAAATCCAGTTGGCGGGAGTGGATTGAAAGTTTGGTGGTGATTGTGTTGATTGCTGTGGTTATCCGTAGCTTTATCGTAGCACCTTTTGTGATTCCTTCATCGAGCATGGTGCCAACCTTTGAAGTAGGTGATTATTTATTTGTCTCTAAGTTCAATTATGGCTTGCGCGTTCCTTTTACGGATATTCAATGGTTGAAAAGTGAAGCTGAACGTGGCGATGTGGTTGTATTTGACTACCCTGAGGATAGAAGTAAAGATTATATCAAACGCATCGTAGGCGTACCAGGTGATGTGATTGAATACCTCAATAATGAACTTTATGTAAATGGTAAAAAAATGCCTTTGAAAGTGTTGGGTGAGTATTCTTATTTTATGGGCAATCACGCTGTTGATGTATCAGGCTTGTTTGAAGAAGATTTAACAGGTGTAAAACATCATGTATTGCGTAAAGATTATTCTATTCGTGATGGCAAATGGAAAGTACCTGCTGGAAAATATTTTGTATTGGGTGATAATCGCAATAATTCAAGGGATTCAAGGTTCTGGGGTTTTGTGCCTCAAGAATACTTGGTAGGTAAAGCCGTGGTCATTTGGTGGTCTTGGAATGATGCTACAGGTTCAATTCGCTGGGATAGACTAGGCACACTGGTACATTAA
- a CDS encoding DUF4845 domain-containing protein yields the protein MFKLLFWLALIGGGVFVGGQVIPVYYNNLKVQNIFEGTAENLSTQTEDEVKRRIDELFKIQTVDLQALPPDFFDNLSITKEDGKLKIGTEYHITLWLLGPPESVDPDKEYKESEVKPMDKLRLRARMDFDFAPYAETP from the coding sequence ATGTTTAAATTATTATTTTGGTTGGCTTTGATTGGTGGTGGTGTTTTTGTTGGTGGACAAGTCATCCCTGTTTATTATAACAACTTGAAAGTACAAAATATTTTTGAAGGCACTGCTGAAAATCTTTCTACACAAACAGAAGATGAAGTTAAACGACGTATTGATGAGTTATTTAAAATTCAGACGGTTGATTTACAAGCCTTACCACCAGATTTTTTTGATAATTTAAGCATCACTAAAGAAGATGGGAAACTAAAAATTGGTACTGAATATCATATTACACTATGGCTTTTGGGTCCGCCAGAAAGTGTTGACCCAGATAAAGAATATAAAGAAAGTGAAGTTAAACCTATGGATAAGTTACGCCTTAGAGCACGTATGGATTTTGATTTTGCTCCTTATGCCGAAACACCTTGA
- the rnc gene encoding ribonuclease III: protein MKQQNLEQIIGYRFNDASIISKALTHASKAPEHLERQEFLGDAVLGLIISEYLYHQYPQLNEGALSKMKANLVCKDALLNVAKLWQVASFLNVGDGERDKKGHLKSPSIAANAVESIIGAVFLDAGWQQAKQVVVKAWANLINQVEPSNLRDAKSKLQELTQANKLGLPNYKITDLGIQSSPRFKAECMIQGKCLGIGLGERKKQAELEAASQALSSSVMHLVSERKTLKLE from the coding sequence TTGAAACAGCAAAACCTAGAACAAATCATCGGTTATCGTTTTAATGATGCATCCATAATCAGCAAAGCTTTAACCCATGCATCCAAAGCACCCGAACACCTAGAACGCCAAGAGTTTTTAGGCGATGCAGTGCTTGGGCTTATTATTTCAGAATATTTATATCATCAGTACCCGCAACTTAATGAAGGTGCATTATCCAAAATGAAAGCCAATTTGGTTTGTAAAGATGCTTTATTGAATGTCGCCAAGCTTTGGCAAGTAGCTTCTTTTTTAAATGTGGGTGATGGTGAACGTGATAAAAAAGGACATTTGAAATCACCATCTATTGCTGCCAATGCTGTTGAATCTATTATTGGTGCTGTGTTTTTGGATGCTGGTTGGCAGCAAGCCAAGCAGGTGGTTGTAAAAGCTTGGGCAAACTTAATCAATCAAGTTGAACCTTCAAACCTAAGAGATGCAAAAAGTAAGTTACAAGAGCTGACTCAGGCAAATAAGCTGGGCTTACCAAATTATAAGATTACAGACCTAGGTATCCAGAGCTCCCCGCGTTTTAAAGCCGAGTGCATGATACAAGGAAAGTGCTTGGGTATAGGTTTAGGTGAGCGAAAAAAACAAGCTGAATTGGAAGCTGCAAGCCAAGCTTTAAGCAGCAGTGTTATGCATCTTGTTTCGGAAAGAAAAACACTAAAGTTGGAATAA
- a CDS encoding helix-turn-helix domain-containing protein, translating into MDTQQNETDDNTFAKEALICEVGVKLEKARQTKGLSKEQVLKELKFNVSFLDALESGQWSEMPGEVYALGFLRQYAELLGVDVSSDIERIKTNTYELTTPLTYPDAPISPNRTWAMIAALLFILGMIISNLFNTDSPVSSNSMPQPSTKPTETKQEKVHDNNVTVDVHINTPPQKQVVPSVKDTDIVRLNTVKDHKDKTTDTPKNSLSAFTFIAVTDDVWLQIYEQEQGKEPKLKREALLRVGQSFSLDSNTELLLTSGKPTALKVLRDGEVLYDVGTLGKEGKVLKLFQL; encoded by the coding sequence ATGGATACACAACAAAACGAAACTGATGATAATACTTTTGCCAAAGAGGCCTTAATTTGTGAGGTTGGTGTTAAGCTTGAAAAAGCAAGGCAGACCAAAGGTTTAAGCAAAGAGCAAGTACTGAAAGAATTAAAATTTAATGTATCTTTTTTAGATGCTTTGGAAAGTGGTCAGTGGTCTGAAATGCCAGGAGAAGTGTATGCCTTGGGTTTTTTAAGACAGTATGCAGAGTTATTAGGTGTAGACGTAAGCAGTGATATTGAACGTATTAAAACAAATACTTATGAATTAACCACCCCCCTAACCTATCCCGACGCACCTATATCACCCAACCGTACTTGGGCAATGATTGCAGCATTGTTATTTATTCTTGGTATGATTATAAGTAATCTATTCAATACTGACAGCCCTGTTTCATCCAATAGTATGCCTCAACCTTCCACCAAACCAACTGAAACCAAACAAGAAAAAGTGCACGATAACAATGTAACTGTTGATGTACATATTAATACACCACCGCAGAAACAAGTTGTGCCAAGCGTGAAAGATACGGACATCGTACGTCTGAACACAGTAAAAGACCATAAGGACAAAACTACGGATACGCCGAAAAATAGTCTAAGCGCCTTTACTTTTATTGCCGTCACCGATGATGTATGGCTGCAAATTTATGAACAAGAACAAGGTAAAGAACCTAAACTGAAACGTGAAGCTTTATTACGCGTTGGTCAAAGTTTTAGCTTGGATAGCAACACAGAATTACTCTTAACTTCAGGCAAACCCACTGCCCTTAAAGTATTGCGTGATGGTGAAGTTTTATATGATGTTGGCACATTAGGAAAAGAAGGTAAGGTATTGAAGTTATTCCAACTTTAG
- a CDS encoding tetratricopeptide repeat protein, which produces MKLTYILLLCSALIVSACQSSGVQKQNEDDIKKRASLHYRLGIDALHKGFIPKAFEELMLADSIEPKNAATLDAIAYSWRLRGNLNEAKKHYQRAIRYNPAPATRNNYGSLLVEMGEYKEAVKQLKLALDDPRYNKQDLAFTNLGDAYVGLHDYENAIAAYRKAQFIAPRWAYPKLREASAYVTMKRPNYAQALYETILRSEPTNQQALQGLMALLQKKGDKNAIKVHLQTFIQHTTNPLQKAWAKDELAQLQK; this is translated from the coding sequence ATGAAATTAACTTATATTTTACTTCTATGTAGTGCGCTTATTGTATCAGCCTGCCAGAGTAGTGGTGTACAAAAGCAAAATGAAGATGATATTAAAAAACGTGCTTCACTACACTATAGGCTTGGTATTGATGCCTTACATAAAGGGTTTATTCCCAAAGCCTTTGAAGAACTCATGCTTGCAGACAGCATTGAACCAAAAAATGCAGCAACCTTGGATGCTATTGCTTATTCATGGCGTTTACGTGGTAATCTAAACGAAGCTAAAAAACATTATCAACGTGCAATTCGTTATAACCCAGCACCAGCAACACGAAATAATTACGGAAGTTTATTGGTTGAAATGGGTGAATATAAAGAAGCCGTTAAACAACTTAAACTAGCATTAGATGACCCACGTTACAATAAACAAGACTTGGCATTCACCAATTTGGGAGATGCTTATGTTGGTTTACACGATTATGAAAATGCTATTGCAGCTTATCGCAAAGCACAATTCATTGCGCCAAGGTGGGCTTACCCCAAACTACGCGAAGCTTCAGCCTATGTGACCATGAAACGACCCAATTATGCGCAAGCACTTTATGAAACAATTTTACGTAGTGAGCCTACAAACCAACAAGCATTGCAAGGTTTAATGGCCCTTTTACAAAAAAAAGGTGACAAAAATGCGATTAAAGTGCATTTGCAAACATTTATTCAACACACAACAAACCCTTTACAAAAAGCTTGGGCAAAAGACGAACTAGCACAGTTGCAGAAGTAG
- the mtnP gene encoding S-methyl-5'-thioadenosine phosphorylase yields MQRTAIIGGSGLYQMEGIEVLDELDIDTPYGKPSDTLTLAKIHGQEVVFLPRHGKTHSIPPHKINYRANIYALKLVGASQIISVSAVGSLREDIAPGDFVIVDQFVDRTRERVSTFFDGPIVAHVSLADPVCASLRSQLQQACEQQHITTHNKGTYMVMQGPQFSTRAESNVYRSWGMDVIGMTNMPEAKLAREAEICYATVAMCTDYDCWHENEDDVSVSNVLEVMHKNVGKAKIMLDTFFKNKPKGKQACACHQALQHGIFADLKAQDDNALRPIHALVKRFL; encoded by the coding sequence ATGCAACGTACAGCAATCATTGGTGGCAGCGGTTTGTATCAAATGGAAGGCATTGAGGTGCTTGATGAATTGGACATCGACACCCCATATGGTAAACCATCGGATACCTTAACTTTAGCAAAAATTCATGGGCAAGAAGTCGTTTTTCTACCAAGACATGGAAAAACGCATAGTATTCCACCACACAAAATCAATTATCGCGCCAATATTTATGCCCTGAAACTTGTTGGTGCATCACAAATTATATCTGTTTCTGCTGTGGGTTCATTACGTGAAGACATTGCACCCGGTGATTTTGTGATTGTTGACCAATTTGTAGATAGAACACGCGAGCGGGTTTCAACTTTTTTTGATGGTCCCATTGTTGCCCATGTTTCTCTGGCAGATCCCGTCTGCGCATCACTACGCAGCCAACTGCAACAAGCTTGTGAGCAGCAACACATCACAACCCATAACAAAGGCACATACATGGTAATGCAAGGTCCACAGTTTTCAACACGAGCGGAGTCAAATGTATACCGAAGTTGGGGCATGGATGTCATAGGTATGACCAATATGCCTGAAGCCAAACTCGCACGCGAAGCTGAGATATGTTATGCTACTGTTGCCATGTGTACCGATTATGATTGCTGGCATGAAAATGAAGATGATGTGTCAGTGTCCAATGTGTTGGAAGTCATGCATAAAAATGTGGGGAAAGCCAAAATCATGTTAGATACTTTTTTTAAAAATAAACCCAAGGGCAAACAAGCTTGTGCCTGTCATCAAGCTTTGCAGCATGGCATTTTTGCAGACTTAAAGGCACAAGATGACAATGCTTTGCGCCCTATTCATGCCTTAGTTAAACGTTTCTTATGA